Proteins from a single region of Shinella zoogloeoides:
- a CDS encoding VOC family protein: MPLTRILLYVRDVEKTERYYTTLFGFTAMQAEGDRIVELVDPQGGANLMLHPAAKGQRMGQSAVKLVFSVEDVASFCAKSAALGFPFGPIHQTGFYSFSNAKDPDGNSVSVSSRGMAGG, translated from the coding sequence ATGCCCTTGACGCGAATCCTGCTCTATGTGCGCGATGTCGAGAAGACGGAGCGCTATTACACGACGCTTTTCGGCTTCACCGCCATGCAGGCGGAAGGTGACCGGATCGTTGAACTGGTCGATCCCCAAGGCGGAGCCAATCTCATGCTGCACCCCGCCGCCAAGGGACAGCGTATGGGGCAATCGGCTGTAAAACTCGTCTTTTCCGTCGAGGACGTCGCATCGTTCTGCGCGAAGAGCGCAGCCTTGGGCTTTCCCTTCGGGCCAATCCACCAGACCGGGTTCTACTCCTTCTCCAATGCGAAGGACCCTGACGGCAACTCCGTTTCGGTATCGAGCCGCGGCATGGCCGGCGGCTGA
- the cckA gene encoding cell cycle histidine kinase CckA, translated as MATMKRPGEDNVPIVDRDARPAVALRVVLLALVLAASAGAFIVFKNQLDNELVLGVLGVLAMAGIFFVVSALIGFIEIMPQASGSDELARSFLDSHPDGTVVTDRKGRIVYANAAYGALTGAQGDTEVQTLETLLSRNRDATEAVYRLTNGLHEGKEGAEEFRVQKALNPAEASSSGAHWYRLKARVLPRREKDRQPLYIWQLSDITSERDDQERFFKELQNAIDYLDHAPAGFFSAGRKGEIVYLNATLAEWLGIDLTKFHPGSLSIADVVAGEGLALIQSVQAEPGLKRTETLDLDLRKTNGQSLPVRIVHRVSSMRDGAPGESRTIVLAREEGGETDQSASIASMRFTRFFNNTPMAIASVDGDGRILRTNAPFLKLFSGVVSRDDIDRGAKLESIVHETDRLRLQSALDAAKDRQGDIPPLDSLHPGDDGRHFRFYVNAVIDQSDEAPEEAAIVYAVEITEQKALETQMAQTQKMNAVGTLAGGIAHDFNNVLTAILLSSDHLLLSARPSDASFADLMEIKRNANRAAVLVRQLLAFSRKQTMRPTVLNLTDVIGDLRMLVDRMTGTNVKIAVEYGRDLWPVKTDLGQFEQVLINLAVNARDAMPDGGTITFRTRNVEAEEAAARNLRDLPPGDYVEVEVADQGTGIPPEIIDKIFEPFFTTKEVGKGTGLGLSMVYGIVKQTGGYIYLDSEVGKGTTFRILMPRHVEEEVPAEAGAAVPQAGEQQPATVAQVAEKEPRDLTGGSAVVLLVEDEEAVRRGGKRMLETRGYTVHEAGSGVEALDIMEELNGAVDIVVSDVVMPEMDGPSLLRELRKSYPDMKFIFVSGYAEDAFARNLPADAKFGFLPKPFSLKQLAEAVREMLDA; from the coding sequence ATGGCGACGATGAAGCGGCCGGGCGAAGACAATGTGCCGATCGTGGACCGCGATGCGCGGCCGGCGGTGGCGCTGCGCGTCGTGTTGCTCGCCCTTGTGCTGGCGGCTTCCGCAGGCGCGTTCATCGTCTTCAAGAATCAGCTCGACAACGAACTGGTGCTGGGCGTCCTCGGCGTGCTCGCCATGGCGGGCATCTTCTTCGTCGTTTCCGCGTTGATCGGCTTCATCGAGATCATGCCGCAGGCGTCCGGCTCCGACGAGCTTGCCCGCTCCTTCCTCGATTCGCACCCCGACGGCACGGTCGTCACCGACCGCAAGGGCCGCATCGTCTATGCGAATGCCGCCTATGGCGCGCTGACCGGCGCGCAGGGCGACACGGAGGTACAGACGCTCGAAACGCTGCTGTCGCGCAACCGCGACGCCACTGAGGCCGTTTATCGCCTGACCAACGGCCTGCACGAAGGCAAGGAAGGCGCGGAGGAGTTCCGCGTCCAGAAGGCCCTCAACCCCGCCGAGGCCAGCAGTTCCGGCGCGCACTGGTATCGGCTGAAGGCGCGCGTCCTTCCGCGCCGCGAGAAGGACAGGCAGCCCCTCTATATCTGGCAGCTCTCCGACATCACCTCCGAGCGCGACGACCAGGAGCGGTTCTTCAAGGAATTGCAGAACGCCATCGATTATCTCGACCATGCGCCGGCCGGCTTCTTCTCCGCCGGCCGCAAGGGCGAAATCGTCTATCTCAACGCCACGCTCGCCGAATGGCTCGGCATCGACCTCACCAAGTTCCATCCCGGCTCGCTGTCGATTGCCGATGTGGTGGCGGGCGAGGGGCTGGCGCTCATCCAGTCCGTTCAGGCCGAACCGGGCCTCAAGCGCACGGAAACGCTCGACCTCGACCTGCGCAAGACCAACGGCCAGAGCCTGCCGGTGCGCATCGTGCACCGCGTCTCCTCCATGCGCGACGGCGCGCCGGGCGAAAGCCGTACCATCGTGCTGGCGCGCGAAGAGGGCGGCGAGACCGACCAGTCCGCCTCCATCGCCTCGATGCGCTTCACGCGCTTCTTCAACAACACGCCGATGGCCATTGCCTCGGTGGATGGCGACGGGCGCATCCTGCGCACCAATGCGCCGTTCCTCAAGCTCTTCTCCGGCGTCGTCTCGCGTGACGATATCGACCGGGGCGCCAAGCTCGAATCTATCGTGCACGAGACGGATCGCCTGCGCCTGCAATCGGCGCTCGACGCCGCCAAGGACCGGCAGGGCGACATTCCGCCGCTCGATTCGCTGCATCCCGGCGACGACGGACGCCATTTCCGCTTCTATGTGAACGCCGTCATCGACCAGAGCGACGAAGCGCCGGAAGAGGCCGCCATCGTCTATGCCGTCGAGATCACCGAGCAGAAGGCGCTCGAGACGCAGATGGCGCAGACGCAGAAGATGAACGCTGTCGGCACGCTCGCCGGCGGCATCGCGCACGACTTCAACAACGTGCTGACGGCGATCCTGCTGTCCTCGGACCACCTGTTGCTCTCCGCGCGCCCGTCCGATGCCAGCTTCGCCGATCTCATGGAGATTAAGCGCAACGCCAACCGCGCGGCCGTGCTGGTGCGCCAGCTTCTCGCCTTCTCGCGCAAGCAGACGATGCGCCCGACCGTGCTGAACCTCACCGACGTCATCGGCGACCTGCGCATGCTGGTCGACCGCATGACCGGCACCAACGTCAAGATCGCCGTCGAATACGGCCGCGATCTCTGGCCGGTGAAGACGGACCTCGGCCAGTTCGAGCAGGTGCTGATCAACCTTGCCGTCAACGCCCGCGACGCCATGCCGGACGGCGGCACGATCACCTTCCGCACGCGCAATGTGGAGGCCGAGGAGGCCGCCGCGCGCAACCTGCGCGACCTGCCGCCGGGCGACTATGTGGAAGTCGAGGTCGCCGACCAGGGCACCGGCATTCCGCCCGAAATTATCGACAAGATCTTCGAGCCCTTCTTTACCACCAAGGAAGTCGGCAAGGGCACCGGCCTCGGCCTCTCCATGGTCTACGGCATCGTCAAGCAGACCGGCGGCTACATCTATCTCGATTCCGAAGTCGGCAAGGGCACGACTTTCCGCATCCTCATGCCGCGTCATGTGGAGGAGGAGGTTCCGGCGGAAGCCGGCGCGGCAGTCCCGCAGGCCGGCGAGCAGCAGCCGGCCACCGTCGCGCAGGTGGCGGAGAAGGAGCCGCGCGACCTCACCGGCGGCTCGGCCGTCGTTCTCCTCGTCGAGGATGAGGAGGCGGTGCGCCGCGGCGGCAAGCGCATGCTGGAAACGCGCGGCTACACGGTCCACGAGGCCGGCTCCGGCGTCGAGGCGCTCGACATCATGGAAGAGCTGAATGGCGCGGTCGACATCGTCGTCTCCGACGTCGTGATGCCTGAAATGGATGGTCCGTCGCTTCTGAGGGAGTTGCGCAAGTCCTATCCGGACATGAAGTTCATCTTCGTCTCCGGCTATGCCGAAGACGCCTTCGCCCGCAACCTTCCCGCCGACGCCAAGTTCGGTTTCCTGCCGAAGCCTTTCTCGCTCAAGCAACTTGCCGAGGCTGTTCGGGAAATGCTGGACGCGTGA
- a CDS encoding carbohydrate kinase family protein: protein MTGKTILVMGGAHVDRRGRIAGETAPGASNPGAWFVEAGGGAFNAARNLARLGHRVRLVSPRGGDADGDIVAAAAEAAGVEDTPFTFLDRATPSYTAIIERDGNLVIALADMELYRLFSPRRLQQRAMREAMQAAGLILTDANLPAETLAAMTGAARTAGVPIAGIAISPAKVVRFRESLSALAFLFMNEAEARTLTGEAPDNPADWPKALRAIGLGAGVVTRGGRGVIAFDERDAALVVPPDIPALGDVTGAGDSLASGFLSAWTGGSAIGEALRHGVAAAAITVRSPLAVAEEMSQAALADALSLVPEAEILS, encoded by the coding sequence ATGACGGGCAAGACGATACTGGTGATGGGCGGCGCCCATGTGGACAGGCGCGGACGGATCGCCGGCGAGACCGCGCCGGGGGCGAGCAACCCGGGCGCCTGGTTCGTGGAAGCGGGCGGCGGCGCCTTCAATGCGGCGCGCAACCTCGCCCGGCTCGGCCATCGGGTACGGCTCGTTTCGCCGCGCGGCGGGGATGCGGACGGCGATATCGTCGCAGCCGCCGCCGAGGCGGCGGGCGTCGAGGACACGCCGTTCACCTTCCTCGACCGGGCAACGCCGAGCTACACGGCGATCATCGAGCGGGACGGCAATCTCGTCATCGCGCTTGCCGACATGGAGCTTTACCGGCTGTTCTCCCCGCGCCGCCTGCAGCAGCGGGCGATGCGTGAGGCGATGCAGGCCGCCGGCCTCATCCTCACCGACGCCAACCTGCCGGCCGAGACGCTTGCCGCCATGACCGGCGCGGCCCGGACGGCGGGCGTACCGATTGCCGGCATCGCGATTTCGCCGGCCAAGGTCGTGCGGTTCCGGGAGAGCCTTTCCGCCCTCGCCTTCCTGTTCATGAACGAGGCGGAAGCGCGCACGCTGACGGGAGAAGCGCCGGACAATCCCGCCGACTGGCCGAAGGCGCTGCGCGCCATCGGCCTTGGCGCGGGCGTCGTGACGCGCGGCGGCCGGGGCGTGATCGCCTTCGACGAAAGGGACGCGGCGCTGGTTGTCCCACCGGATATTCCGGCGCTCGGCGACGTCACCGGCGCGGGCGATTCGCTCGCCTCCGGCTTCCTCAGTGCGTGGACGGGCGGCAGCGCCATCGGCGAGGCGCTGCGCCATGGCGTTGCGGCGGCGGCGATCACCGTGCGCTCGCCGCTGGCCGTGGCCGAAGAAATGTCGCAGGCCGCGCTCGCGGATGCACTTTCTCTTGTGCCGGAGGCTGAAATTCTGTCATGA
- a CDS encoding pseudouridine-5'-phosphate glycosidase, translating to MTRSASPLLPMRTSAEVAAAKERGAPIVALESTIITHGMPYPGNLDMARSVERIIREQGAVPATIAVIDGVLHIGLEDAELEALSKTEGAMKVSRADIAFAIAERRTGATTVAATMIGAARAGIKVFATGGIGGVHRGAEESFDISADLEELARTGVIVICAGAKAILDIPKTLEVLETRGVPVVTYDSPVFPAFWSRDSGLASPLTLNSPAAIANFQKVRDQLGIDGGMLIANPVPKADEIPRDEMEIYIARAIDNAARDEITGKAVTPYLLDNLFHLTDGRSLKTNIALVENNARLAAEIAVAMID from the coding sequence ATGACCAGATCAGCCTCCCCCCTCCTGCCCATGCGCACTTCGGCCGAAGTGGCCGCCGCCAAGGAGCGCGGCGCGCCCATCGTCGCCCTCGAATCGACCATCATCACGCATGGCATGCCCTATCCGGGCAATCTCGACATGGCCCGCAGCGTCGAGCGCATCATCCGTGAACAGGGCGCCGTGCCGGCCACCATCGCCGTCATCGACGGCGTGCTGCATATCGGCCTGGAAGATGCCGAACTCGAAGCGCTCTCCAAGACCGAAGGCGCGATGAAGGTCTCGCGCGCCGACATCGCCTTCGCCATCGCCGAGCGCCGCACCGGGGCCACCACGGTTGCCGCCACCATGATCGGCGCGGCCCGCGCCGGCATCAAGGTCTTCGCCACCGGCGGCATCGGCGGCGTGCATCGCGGCGCGGAAGAAAGCTTCGACATCTCCGCCGACCTCGAGGAGCTGGCGCGCACCGGCGTCATCGTCATCTGCGCGGGCGCCAAGGCGATCCTCGACATTCCGAAGACGCTGGAAGTCTTGGAAACCCGCGGCGTGCCGGTCGTCACCTATGATAGCCCGGTCTTCCCGGCCTTCTGGTCGCGCGATTCCGGCCTTGCCAGCCCGCTGACGCTGAACAGCCCGGCCGCCATCGCCAACTTCCAGAAGGTGCGCGACCAGCTCGGCATCGACGGCGGCATGCTCATTGCCAATCCCGTGCCGAAGGCCGACGAAATCCCGCGCGACGAGATGGAAATCTACATCGCCCGTGCCATCGACAATGCCGCGCGCGACGAGATCACCGGCAAGGCCGTGACGCCCTACCTGCTCGACAACCTCTTCCACCTGACGGACGGCCGCAGCCTGAAGACAAATATCGCGCTGGTGGAAAACAATGCGCGGCTCGCGGCGGAAATCGCCGTGGCGATGATCGATTGA